In Torulaspora globosa chromosome 1, complete sequence, a genomic segment contains:
- the VPS20 gene encoding ESCRT-III subunit protein VPS20 (similar to Saccharomyces cerevisiae VPS20 (YMR077C)) yields the protein MGQKGSKVQITENDRAILQLKRSRDEIHKFTRRTDLLISSERLKLKEMIKENPTKCKSDPRVRFLLKRIHYQDHLLQQALEQLINLENLVSTLEFKLVETQFIKGLERGNQILKKLNKEFENVDELMDDVQMQIAYQEEVDEVLAHSIVGVNDFETEIDKELDQMEREINPQQQIEMPSVDKLPDLKQRPIASSERKEQGKKEGTEAPVLA from the coding sequence ATGGGCCAGAAGGGCAGTAAGGTACAGATAACTGAAAATGACAGGGCGATACTgcagttgaaaagatccAGGGATGAGATACACAAGTTCACCCGAAGAACGGACCTGTTAATTAGTTCAGAGAGGCTAAAGTTAAAAGAGATGATTAAGGAGAACCCCACCAAGTGCAAGAGTGATCCCAGAGTGCGGtttcttttgaaaagaatACATTACCAGGACCATCTCTTACAGCAAGCGTTAGAACAGCTCATCAATTTAGAGAATCTTGTATCGACGCTGGAGTTTAAACTGGTGGAAACTCAGTTCATAAAAGGCCTCGAAAGAGGCAACCAAATTCTGAAAAAGCTTAACAAGGAGTTTGAAAATGTAGATGAGTTGATGGACGATGTACAGATGCAAATTGCTTATCAGGAGGAGGTTGACGAAGTCCTTGCCCATAGCATAGTCGGTGTCAACGATTTTGAGACAGAGATAGATAAAGAATTAGATCAGATGGAAAGAGAAATCAAtccacagcagcaaatTGAGATGCCATCGGTCGATAAACTGCCAGATCTTAAACAGAGACCGATTGCATCCTCCGAGAGGAAGGAGCAAGGGAAAAAAGAGGGAACCGAAGCTCCCGTACTTGCCTGA